The Sporosarcina sp. Marseille-Q4943 genome includes the window GTACATCATATTCCAATGCAAGTGTCGAACTGTTTCTTGATGTCGGGAAAGAACTCGCAATGAATAATGATTGAGCAACAATGCCATCTAGACCGAAAAGAAAAATGAGGAGCAATGCAACACTTGGGCCGATGACAAGCCTCCCGATACTGCTCGTAACAATCGTCCAATTAACGATCGTCTTCAACTCAATTTGCGCGAGCTGCGCTCCCAACAAAATAAGAGCGATCGCCAAAAATGCATCCGCCAGATGACTGATTGGTAACCATACGAAGTTCGGAATCGGGACTTGCAGCCAATTCAATAAGCTGCCGAGGAGCATCGCGTGAATGACGGGCATTTTCAATAGCGACTTCAGGATTTCCAACCCGGACTTTGTCGCGGATATCAAATTGTACAATCCATATGTATAGGTTAATACGTTTTGAAAGACCATCACGATAATTTGAATGGAGATGCCGAGGGGATTCGCGTGGAATAGTAGCTGACTGACCGGTATTCCATAATTCCCGGAGTTGATTAACGAAATACTGTTTTTGAATATCGCAGCTTCCCCTCTGTCTAGCTTCAATAATTTACTCAATATCGTTGTGACGATGATGATCATTAAACTGAAGGCGACTAGGTAACCGATGATTTCCAGCAGGACCTGGACATCGATCTCTGTTTCGTAAAGATTGATGAAAACGGCTGCCGGCATGAGACAATATGTAATTAAGTTCGAAACTGCTCTTAGATTAAATGTGAATTTCCTTTGTAAACCTGCACCGAGGACTACTAGGATTAAAATGGGTAAGATTACATTTAAGAAAATGGATCCTATGAATATGATGGCCACCCCCTATATCTATTTAAAGAAATCTCTTCCATTATGAGTATACAGGAATGCGATATGTTGTTGTAATTATGAAAAAGTTATGACATGACATAAGAAAAGGACTTCCCTCTACTTGGAAGTCCTTTTCCTCAATCTTCTACAATATTCGCCCGTTTCACAGTGAAATCTTCCTCCGGATAATACGCATCTTTCACCAAAAGGTTCGGTCCCAAGCATTTTACAGCTGGACAATGGCATCCGATTGATTTTGCAAGCGGACGTTCCAGCCATCTGTCGAGCATTTCGGGCAGCGAATCATGCTGGATGTTGCCCATTGAAGGAGTATCGCCGAAATCCGTTACGATGACGTCCCCTGTGAAAATGTTGACGTTCAGACGGGAGCGGCCGTCCGGGTCGTTTCGCACCGATACATTTTTGCTGTTGTAAATGCGTTTCAACAGCTTCAAATCTTCTTCATTTTGACTGCAAGGATAGAACGGCAACGTGCCGAAGAGCATCCATACGTCTTCATTCCGCATATCCAATAATTCATGGATCGCCTCTCTCGTTTCGCCGAGAGACAGCACCTCAAGCTGTGAAGCGAAGTCACTTGGGTACATCGGGTGCACTTCATGTCTCGCGCACTTCATCTCCTCGACGATTTGTCGATGAATATGAGCGAGATGCGGGAGAGTTCGTTTATTCAACATCGTCTCCGCAGAAACCATGACGCCAGCCTCCGCCAATGCCCGGCTATTGTCGATCATCCGCTGGAACTGCTCGGCGCGGCGTTCCCTTGGTGGCTTTCTTTCCATATTCGCGAATCCGCCGTCCACGAAATCATCGAC containing:
- a CDS encoding AEC family transporter; this encodes MIFIGSIFLNVILPILILVVLGAGLQRKFTFNLRAVSNLITYCLMPAAVFINLYETEIDVQVLLEIIGYLVAFSLMIIIVTTILSKLLKLDRGEAAIFKNSISLINSGNYGIPVSQLLFHANPLGISIQIIVMVFQNVLTYTYGLYNLISATKSGLEILKSLLKMPVIHAMLLGSLLNWLQVPIPNFVWLPISHLADAFLAIALILLGAQLAQIELKTIVNWTIVTSSIGRLVIGPSVALLLIFLFGLDGIVAQSLFIASSFPTSRNSSTLALEYDVHPDLAAQTVLFSTVLSAITVTFVVYLSGILFV
- the yfkAB gene encoding radical SAM/CxCxxxxC motif protein YfkAB — encoded protein: MNTIATLNKMSPAYDPWEAYLDVQEHGKLTLSSIEFTTTYLCNMRCEHCAVGYMLQHKDPDALPIDLLLSRLDEIPHLRTISITGGEPMFSKKSIEQYVLPLLKYAHERGIRTQMNSNLTMPLERYMGIAPYLDVLHISHNWGTVDDFVDGGFANMERKPPRERRAEQFQRMIDNSRALAEAGVMVSAETMLNKRTLPHLAHIHRQIVEEMKCARHEVHPMYPSDFASQLEVLSLGETREAIHELLDMRNEDVWMLFGTLPFYPCSQNEEDLKLLKRIYNSKNVSVRNDPDGRSRLNVNIFTGDVIVTDFGDTPSMGNIQHDSLPEMLDRWLERPLAKSIGCHCPAVKCLGPNLLVKDAYYPEEDFTVKRANIVED